A DNA window from Halomicrobium mukohataei DSM 12286 contains the following coding sequences:
- the radA gene encoding DNA repair and recombination protein RadA, with protein MSTSEDLEELPGVGPATAEKLKDNGFDGYQGIAVASPGELSNTADIGESSAADIIQAAREAADIGGFETGATVLERREQIGKLTWSVSEVDDLLGGGIETQSITEVYGEFGAGKSQVTHQISVTVQLPAEHGGLEGSAIFVDSEDTFRPERIDQMVRGLDDDVLEDTMVLHGIVEEAGDADAGDEELLEALVESVLDKIHVAKAFNSNHQILLAEKAQEIASESQDDDFPVRLLCVDSLTAHFRAEYVGRGELADRQQKLNKHLHDLMRVGDLNNTAVVVTNQVAANPDSFFGDPTQPIGGNILGHTSTFRIYLRKSKGNKRIVKLVDAPNLPDGEAVMRVEEGGLMDE; from the coding sequence ATGTCCACATCAGAGGACCTCGAAGAGCTGCCGGGCGTCGGTCCGGCCACAGCGGAGAAGCTCAAGGACAACGGCTTCGACGGCTATCAGGGAATCGCCGTCGCCTCCCCCGGCGAGTTGTCGAACACGGCCGACATCGGCGAGTCGTCGGCGGCCGACATCATCCAGGCCGCCCGAGAGGCCGCCGACATCGGCGGGTTCGAGACCGGCGCGACCGTTCTGGAGCGTCGCGAACAGATCGGGAAGCTCACCTGGTCGGTCTCGGAGGTCGACGACCTGCTGGGCGGTGGCATCGAGACCCAGTCGATCACCGAGGTGTACGGCGAGTTCGGGGCCGGCAAGTCCCAGGTCACCCACCAGATCTCGGTGACCGTCCAGCTACCGGCCGAACACGGCGGTCTGGAGGGGAGCGCGATCTTCGTCGACTCCGAGGACACGTTCCGCCCCGAGCGGATCGATCAGATGGTCCGCGGCCTCGACGACGACGTTCTCGAAGACACGATGGTGCTTCACGGCATCGTCGAGGAAGCGGGCGACGCCGACGCGGGCGACGAGGAACTGCTGGAAGCGCTCGTCGAGTCCGTCCTCGACAAGATCCACGTCGCGAAGGCGTTCAACTCCAACCACCAGATCCTGCTGGCAGAGAAGGCCCAGGAGATCGCCAGCGAGAGTCAGGACGACGACTTTCCGGTCCGCCTGCTCTGTGTCGACTCGCTGACCGCCCACTTCCGCGCCGAGTACGTCGGTCGTGGCGAACTGGCCGACCGCCAGCAGAAGCTCAACAAGCACCTCCACGACCTGATGCGCGTCGGCGACCTCAACAACACCGCCGTCGTCGTCACCAATCAGGTCGCAGCCAACCCCGACTCCTTCTTCGGCGACCCGACCCAGCCCATCGGCGGGAACATTCTGGGCCACACGTCGACGTTCCGCATCTACCTCCGGAAGTCTAAAGGGAACAAGCGAATCGTCAAGCTCGTCGACGCGCCGAACCTCCCGGACGGCGAAGCGGTCATGCGCGTCGAAGAGGGCGGCCTGATGGACGAGTGA
- a CDS encoding alpha/beta hydrolase, protein MTRKTTVLFIALLLVFGGGTVAYLVQTDGGSVETRDVRFAAPDGQMIHGTLYVPPGASADDPSPGVVATHGYINTRETQSPFAIEFARRGFVVLAIDQAGHGHSDPPAFGNGFGGPPALSYMRSLAFVDDDNVGLEGHSMGGWASVAAAQSDRDGYESVALVGSSTGNSGVADGNATFPRNTAVVFSEYDEFSMLMWGVPHASNVERSEKLQTLFGTDEPVEEGRTYGSLEDGTARRLYTPSTTHPGDHLSTTAVGDAVEWMQVTLDGEDELPPGNQIWWLKELGTLASLLGGVLFLFPFGAMVLSDRRFSDLRRTVPEPAGVEGRSWYGAVAVAALVPVVTYFPLNLVGQGFVPISWLFPQQITNGVMVWALGNGLIVAGLVGAWHYRSDRDSLARYGFDTDGWRTVARSAVAAATIVGGFLGTLGAVGYLFGTDFRFWVFAMKLPTLTQFRIALVYLVPLTLFFLALELLLHGQLRTGDRSFREALAHNWIAVVGGFVLLLAVQYGVLLAGSPSPFGQPLLTIVALQFVALLSIVTAVSTYFFRRTGRVWVGAFVNSLLVALVLVAGTATHAPL, encoded by the coding sequence ATGACACGAAAGACGACAGTCCTGTTCATCGCACTCCTGCTCGTGTTCGGTGGCGGTACGGTCGCGTACCTGGTCCAGACCGACGGCGGAAGCGTCGAGACCAGAGACGTGCGCTTTGCCGCTCCGGACGGACAGATGATCCACGGGACCCTGTACGTCCCGCCCGGTGCTAGTGCCGACGATCCCAGCCCGGGGGTCGTCGCGACCCACGGCTACATCAACACCCGCGAGACACAGTCCCCGTTCGCCATCGAGTTCGCGCGTCGCGGGTTCGTCGTCCTGGCGATCGATCAGGCCGGTCACGGCCACTCCGATCCCCCAGCGTTCGGGAACGGTTTCGGCGGCCCACCGGCCCTGTCGTATATGCGGTCGCTGGCGTTCGTCGACGACGACAACGTCGGGCTCGAAGGGCACTCGATGGGCGGTTGGGCCAGCGTCGCAGCGGCCCAGAGCGACCGGGACGGCTACGAGTCGGTCGCGCTGGTCGGCTCTTCGACGGGGAACTCGGGGGTCGCCGACGGCAACGCGACCTTCCCGCGCAACACGGCCGTCGTCTTCAGCGAGTACGACGAGTTCTCGATGCTGATGTGGGGTGTGCCCCACGCGTCGAACGTCGAGCGAAGCGAGAAGCTCCAGACGCTGTTCGGCACTGACGAACCCGTCGAGGAGGGACGGACCTACGGGAGTCTCGAAGACGGAACCGCTCGCCGTCTGTACACTCCGTCGACGACCCACCCCGGCGACCACCTCTCGACGACCGCCGTCGGCGACGCGGTCGAGTGGATGCAGGTGACGCTGGACGGCGAGGACGAACTACCGCCGGGCAACCAGATCTGGTGGCTCAAAGAGCTGGGAACGCTGGCCTCGCTGCTCGGCGGGGTCCTCTTCCTGTTCCCCTTCGGAGCGATGGTCCTCTCGGACCGGCGCTTCTCGGATCTCCGCCGGACGGTACCCGAGCCGGCCGGCGTCGAGGGGCGAAGCTGGTACGGCGCGGTCGCGGTGGCCGCACTCGTCCCGGTGGTGACCTACTTCCCGCTGAACCTCGTCGGCCAGGGGTTCGTCCCGATCAGCTGGCTGTTCCCCCAGCAGATCACCAACGGCGTGATGGTGTGGGCCCTGGGGAACGGCCTGATCGTCGCCGGGCTGGTCGGCGCGTGGCACTATCGGTCGGACCGTGACTCGCTCGCGCGCTACGGGTTCGACACGGACGGCTGGCGAACGGTCGCCCGTTCGGCCGTCGCGGCGGCGACGATCGTCGGTGGCTTCCTCGGCACGCTCGGGGCCGTGGGCTACCTCTTTGGCACCGACTTCCGCTTCTGGGTGTTCGCGATGAAGCTCCCGACGCTCACGCAGTTCCGGATCGCGCTGGTGTACCTGGTGCCGTTGACGCTGTTTTTCCTCGCACTGGAGCTGCTACTGCACGGCCAGCTCCGAACCGGCGACCGCTCCTTCCGGGAGGCGCTGGCCCACAACTGGATCGCCGTCGTCGGCGGGTTCGTCCTGCTCCTCGCGGTACAGTACGGCGTCCTGCTGGCCGGTAGTCCTTCACCCTTCGGCCAGCCGCTCCTGACGATCGTCGCCCTCCAGTTCGTCGCCCTGCTCTCGATCGTCACCGCCGTCTCCACGTACTTCTTCCGGCGGACCGGTCGCGTCTGGGTCGGCGCGTTCGTCAACAGTCTGCTCGTGGCGCTGGTCCTCGTCGCGGGGACCGCGACGCACGCGCCGCTGTAG
- the pspAB gene encoding PspA-associated protein PspAB gives MGLLDGLKSILGTKAEADATRDADPEDLFGMSTAYVTMEADLGYAPTGDAALCFADVDNTDFQDAMAEVEAILEAGEVDTGTTADFTTDEHGYDWIVLHDDGFEDLVTSIHFAADTLIEARYGSRLLAAVFAFERERDGQLVYWVYSFRRGAYYPFAPKADESHEREASAEFKLDSNLDGELTVEPDKEYWYPLWPDRPGNHPWE, from the coding sequence ATGGGACTGCTGGACGGACTCAAGAGCATCCTCGGGACGAAGGCCGAAGCCGACGCGACTCGGGACGCCGACCCGGAAGACCTCTTCGGGATGTCGACGGCCTACGTCACAATGGAGGCCGACCTAGGCTACGCCCCGACCGGCGATGCCGCGCTGTGTTTCGCCGACGTCGACAACACCGACTTTCAGGACGCGATGGCGGAGGTCGAGGCGATCCTCGAAGCCGGCGAAGTGGATACGGGAACGACCGCCGACTTCACGACCGACGAACACGGCTACGACTGGATCGTCCTGCACGACGACGGCTTCGAGGATCTGGTCACGTCGATCCACTTCGCCGCCGACACGCTGATCGAGGCACGGTACGGGTCCCGACTCCTGGCTGCGGTCTTCGCCTTCGAGCGCGAACGCGACGGGCAGCTCGTCTACTGGGTGTACTCCTTCCGGCGGGGCGCGTACTACCCGTTCGCACCGAAAGCCGACGAGAGCCACGAGCGGGAGGCCTCCGCCGAGTTCAAGCTGGACTCGAACCTCGACGGCGAGCTGACCGTCGAACCGGACAAGGAGTACTGGTACCCGCTGTGGCCCGACCGGCCGGGGAACCACCCGTGGGAGTGA
- a CDS encoding ABC transporter substrate-binding protein — translation MADKSNDYKDVLSRRRFVALTGAAGAAALAGCDGSEGTDDSTPADEGGDDDTSTEDDDMSTEDDSMEVADVRHRSGTSLSPADIQFNPWGQNTAQISNELIFDPFAEFNYATGEYVPAIIEEWEYTGDTFEMVIQEGATWHDGEPVTAQDLATYLRLDRESGSSIWDWGSDVEEIDDRTVAITIEGDINPSLIEFSVMENRLTTKHSRYGDVLSETQNADDNTPLTEFVDDEPIGNGIFQYGEADEQVILTERHADHPNADNVNFKEYAFQYFDGNTAIHQALLSGNIESMFAIYTPGNVVTDLPDSMNEYRTPRNGGVGIIPNHNHDHLGRREVRQAIAYAMNRTQVAANSDPRTKVAPRIPTALPNAQLENWLGDSMEDFETYGRESSEVEKAASVLKEAGYSRNGDDVWEDEDGNTLSFELIAPGGWSDWVTAMESVADQLNAAGMDVEFSTVPFGDLGGSDGRWAQGNFDATAEYWTAAFARAAHPYHNLRHQMVNPKATLRENGYAYPGAVEDRGGSEADITVPALDGSGELTVNPVEDVGTLGSTSDSDTEAELALELLWVSNQDLPMIPIQEGLNQTFISSKRFDIPAEDAEVAQVQYANTWLPRQGEMTYNGN, via the coding sequence ATGGCAGACAAGTCCAACGACTACAAAGACGTTCTTAGCCGCCGCCGGTTCGTCGCGCTGACAGGCGCGGCAGGTGCTGCTGCACTTGCCGGCTGTGACGGCTCGGAAGGTACGGATGACAGTACGCCGGCCGACGAGGGTGGGGACGACGACACGTCGACCGAAGACGACGACATGTCGACCGAAGACGACTCGATGGAAGTCGCCGACGTGCGACACCGCAGCGGGACGAGCCTCTCGCCCGCGGACATCCAGTTCAACCCGTGGGGCCAGAACACCGCACAGATCTCGAACGAGCTCATCTTCGATCCGTTCGCGGAGTTCAACTACGCTACTGGCGAGTACGTTCCCGCGATCATCGAGGAGTGGGAGTACACGGGCGATACCTTCGAGATGGTCATTCAGGAGGGTGCGACCTGGCACGACGGCGAGCCCGTCACGGCCCAGGACCTGGCGACCTATCTCCGACTCGACCGCGAGTCGGGCAGTTCGATCTGGGACTGGGGCAGCGACGTCGAGGAGATCGACGACCGGACCGTCGCCATCACTATCGAGGGCGACATCAACCCGTCGCTGATCGAGTTCTCCGTGATGGAGAATCGGCTCACCACCAAGCACTCCCGCTACGGCGACGTTCTCTCGGAGACGCAGAACGCGGACGACAACACGCCGCTGACGGAGTTCGTCGACGACGAGCCGATCGGCAACGGGATCTTCCAGTACGGCGAGGCCGACGAGCAGGTAATTCTCACCGAGCGCCACGCCGATCACCCCAACGCCGACAACGTCAACTTCAAAGAGTACGCCTTCCAGTACTTCGACGGCAACACGGCGATCCACCAGGCGCTGCTCTCGGGGAACATCGAGAGCATGTTCGCCATCTACACGCCGGGCAACGTGGTCACCGACCTGCCTGACTCGATGAACGAGTACCGCACGCCACGGAACGGCGGCGTCGGGATTATCCCCAATCACAATCACGACCACCTCGGTCGACGCGAGGTCCGTCAGGCGATCGCCTACGCCATGAACCGAACGCAGGTCGCGGCGAACTCCGACCCGCGTACCAAGGTTGCCCCGCGCATCCCCACGGCACTGCCCAACGCCCAGCTCGAGAACTGGCTCGGCGACTCCATGGAGGACTTCGAGACGTACGGTCGTGAGTCCAGTGAGGTAGAGAAGGCAGCGAGTGTGCTCAAGGAGGCCGGCTACAGCCGCAACGGCGACGACGTGTGGGAGGACGAGGACGGCAACACCCTCTCCTTCGAACTCATCGCGCCCGGTGGCTGGTCCGACTGGGTCACTGCGATGGAGTCCGTGGCCGATCAGCTCAACGCCGCCGGCATGGACGTGGAGTTCTCGACGGTGCCGTTCGGTGACCTCGGCGGATCCGACGGCCGCTGGGCACAGGGGAACTTCGACGCGACCGCCGAGTACTGGACTGCGGCGTTCGCGCGTGCCGCTCACCCGTACCACAACCTGCGCCACCAGATGGTCAACCCCAAGGCGACGCTGCGCGAAAACGGCTACGCCTATCCGGGTGCTGTCGAGGACCGCGGCGGTTCCGAAGCCGACATCACCGTTCCGGCACTCGACGGCTCGGGCGAGCTGACGGTCAACCCGGTCGAGGACGTCGGTACGCTCGGTTCGACCAGTGACAGCGACACTGAGGCCGAGCTCGCGCTCGAACTCCTCTGGGTCTCCAACCAGGATCTCCCGATGATCCCGATCCAGGAGGGGCTGAACCAGACGTTCATCTCCTCGAAGCGATTCGATATTCCGGCCGAAGACGCCGAAGTCGCCCAAGTGCAGTACGCGAACACCTGGCTCCCGCGCCAGGGCGAGATGACCTACAACGGCAACTAA
- a CDS encoding ABC transporter permease codes for MRYYAERVARSVLTVWAAVTLTFGILRLMPGGPLVQLRGQLSRRNMSPEEIENQMAVYKERLNYADAPIHEQYITYVSSLLQGDFGESLKEGEPVLQLIGEALPWTVFVMTVATILIFAIAIVWGALTAYREGSTFDKVSSVAGVLLGSIPFYVFAFILLLFLAYENKFFPASGRMTPLTDVELTVDFIVDVLHHAALPIASVVVVQAGLQMLSMRGNSIQVLGEDYVRVARLRGLSDRRISTRYVARNAILPMYTGFLTLIGFNIGNSVILEQVFTYRGIGYVMFDALEVQDYSILMGVFLVFTIILVVAVLIADLTYSWVDPRVKSGDASEAY; via the coding sequence ATGCGCTACTACGCAGAACGGGTAGCTCGCTCCGTGTTAACGGTGTGGGCCGCCGTAACACTGACCTTCGGAATCCTTCGACTGATGCCAGGGGGACCACTGGTACAGCTCCGGGGGCAGCTATCTCGACGGAACATGTCACCGGAAGAGATAGAAAACCAGATGGCAGTGTACAAGGAACGACTCAACTACGCGGACGCTCCGATCCACGAGCAGTACATCACCTACGTTTCGAGCCTGCTCCAGGGAGACTTCGGGGAGTCGCTCAAGGAGGGCGAGCCGGTCCTCCAGCTCATCGGCGAGGCGCTCCCGTGGACGGTGTTCGTCATGACGGTGGCGACGATCCTGATCTTCGCGATCGCGATCGTCTGGGGGGCGCTGACAGCGTACAGGGAGGGATCGACGTTCGACAAGGTCTCCTCGGTGGCCGGTGTGCTCCTGGGATCGATCCCGTTCTACGTGTTCGCGTTCATCCTGTTGCTGTTCCTGGCCTACGAGAACAAGTTCTTCCCGGCCAGCGGGCGGATGACGCCGTTGACCGATGTGGAACTGACGGTCGATTTCATCGTCGACGTACTACACCACGCGGCGCTGCCGATCGCGTCGGTCGTCGTCGTCCAGGCCGGGCTCCAGATGCTGTCGATGCGTGGGAACAGCATCCAGGTGCTGGGGGAGGACTACGTCCGTGTGGCCAGACTTCGTGGGCTCTCTGACCGCCGGATCTCGACGCGGTACGTGGCGAGAAACGCGATCTTGCCGATGTACACCGGCTTCCTGACGCTGATCGGCTTCAACATCGGAAACTCCGTAATTCTCGAACAGGTGTTCACCTATCGAGGGATCGGGTACGTCATGTTCGACGCGCTCGAAGTCCAGGACTACTCGATACTGATGGGCGTGTTCCTGGTGTTTACCATCATTCTCGTCGTCGCAGTGCTGATCGCAGACCTGACCTACTCATGGGTCGATCCGCGGGTCAAATCGGGTGATGCAAGTGAAGCATACTGA
- a CDS encoding ABC transporter permease — protein sequence MKHTDSDTDGEEFVFETQTSTVETSRSERLRDFYEEFIYKPGLVALDDSRTLIGGVILFVFILIALIGTRVYPAPVTNQVERSLKPFETMNAPLGSNPSGTDLLAQVIHATPSMLILVTAGAVFSTFIAVFTGTVSGYKGGTTDRVITTISDIAMSIPGLPLVMVLAVTIKPENPAVVGILLTINYWSGLGRAIRSQVLTLREESYVEASRTMGVSTRRILTKDIIPNLMPYILVNFAFAARYCIFAGVGLYYLGVLPADLANWGLQLDSAYNDYSALVGSGSEYLVIVPMIPIALLSLSLVLLAQGLDRIFNPRVRTRLAGESESIEEEDDDVVHTGGV from the coding sequence GTGAAGCATACTGACTCAGACACGGACGGTGAAGAGTTCGTCTTCGAAACACAGACCTCGACTGTCGAAACGTCTCGCAGCGAACGACTGCGAGACTTCTACGAGGAGTTCATCTACAAGCCGGGTCTCGTCGCCCTCGACGACTCGCGGACCCTCATCGGCGGCGTGATCCTCTTCGTGTTCATCCTCATCGCACTGATCGGAACGCGGGTGTATCCCGCACCGGTCACCAACCAGGTCGAGCGGAGCCTCAAGCCGTTCGAGACGATGAACGCACCGCTGGGATCGAACCCGTCGGGCACCGACCTCCTCGCGCAGGTCATCCACGCGACGCCGTCGATGCTGATCCTGGTGACCGCGGGTGCGGTCTTCTCGACGTTCATCGCGGTCTTTACCGGGACCGTCTCGGGATACAAGGGCGGTACGACCGACCGCGTCATCACGACGATCTCGGACATCGCGATGTCGATCCCGGGGCTCCCGCTGGTGATGGTGCTGGCCGTGACCATCAAGCCCGAGAATCCGGCCGTCGTGGGGATCCTCCTCACGATCAACTACTGGTCGGGGCTCGGCCGAGCGATCCGGTCGCAGGTGCTGACGCTGCGCGAGGAGTCGTACGTCGAGGCCTCGCGGACGATGGGTGTGAGCACTCGACGGATCCTGACGAAAGACATTATCCCGAACCTGATGCCGTACATCCTGGTCAACTTCGCGTTCGCCGCGCGATACTGCATCTTCGCTGGCGTCGGGCTGTACTACCTCGGCGTGTTGCCGGCGGACCTGGCAAACTGGGGACTCCAACTCGACAGTGCGTACAACGACTACAGCGCACTCGTCGGGAGCGGCTCGGAGTATCTGGTGATCGTTCCGATGATCCCCATCGCTCTGCTGTCGCTCTCGCTGGTGTTGCTCGCCCAGGGCCTCGACCGGATCTTCAATCCGCGCGTTCGCACTCGGCTGGCCGGGGAGTCGGAGTCGATCGAAGAAGAGGACGACGACGTCGTCCACACGGGGGGCGTCTAA
- a CDS encoding ABC transporter ATP-binding protein: protein MASTTVETREPDAEDPVVEIRNASVTYDDGNSYVLDHVSMDVHRHEVIGVIGESGSGKSMLAESMLDSIPDPGILRGQVTYNPTEGEPIDVLDLTTEELRQLRWEEISMVFQGAMSSFNPTMRVGKHFEETLSAHDADVDEGLAFARELLQDLYLEPDRVLNSYPHELSGGMQQRALIALSLVLEPELLVMDEPTAALDLLMQRSILRLLRELKEKYDLTMVFITHDLPLIAALADRLAIMYAFHPVEIGRTEEIVRNAAHPYTRALLNSTPNLDAPIEEMVPIPGSQPAPINVPDGCAYHPRCPLADEQCRSSEPDYASIGDRHASACYHWEDARDEISLNYSENLGDAARSGGDE, encoded by the coding sequence ATGGCCAGTACGACCGTCGAAACTCGCGAGCCAGACGCGGAGGATCCCGTCGTAGAGATCCGGAACGCCTCGGTGACCTACGACGACGGCAACTCCTACGTCCTCGATCACGTCTCGATGGACGTTCACCGTCACGAAGTGATCGGCGTCATCGGCGAGAGCGGTTCGGGCAAGTCGATGCTCGCCGAGTCGATGCTGGACTCGATTCCAGATCCCGGCATATTGCGCGGACAGGTCACGTACAACCCGACTGAGGGCGAGCCCATCGACGTGCTCGACCTGACCACCGAAGAGCTGCGACAGCTCCGCTGGGAAGAGATCTCGATGGTGTTCCAGGGCGCGATGTCGTCGTTCAACCCGACGATGCGCGTCGGAAAGCACTTCGAGGAGACGCTGTCCGCCCACGACGCGGACGTCGACGAGGGGCTGGCGTTCGCCCGCGAACTGCTCCAGGACCTCTATCTCGAACCCGACCGCGTGTTGAACTCCTATCCTCACGAGCTGTCCGGCGGGATGCAACAGCGGGCCCTGATCGCCCTGTCGCTGGTGCTGGAGCCCGAGCTTCTCGTGATGGACGAGCCGACGGCGGCGCTTGACCTGCTGATGCAGCGCTCGATCCTGCGACTGCTCCGGGAGCTCAAAGAGAAGTACGACCTGACGATGGTCTTTATCACGCACGACCTCCCGCTCATCGCGGCACTCGCAGACAGACTCGCGATCATGTACGCCTTCCACCCCGTCGAGATCGGACGGACCGAAGAGATCGTTCGGAACGCGGCCCACCCGTACACGCGGGCGCTGCTGAACTCGACGCCGAACCTCGACGCACCCATCGAGGAGATGGTCCCGATTCCCGGTTCGCAGCCGGCACCGATCAACGTGCCAGACGGCTGTGCGTACCATCCGCGGTGTCCGCTGGCCGACGAGCAGTGTCGCTCTTCGGAACCGGACTACGCGTCGATCGGCGACCGTCACGCGTCCGCGTGCTACCACTGGGAGGACGCACGGGACGAAATATCGCTCAACTACTCGGAGAACCTTGGCGACGCCGCCCGCTCCGGAGGTGACGAGTGA
- a CDS encoding oligopeptide/dipeptide ABC transporter ATP-binding protein → MPGDEVVLTLEDVEVHFENKSSLLDFGGESETVRAVDGVSLDIYERDVIALVGESGCGKTTLGKTSIGLQRPTGGSVKYRGEDIWDIRDGKVDTDTEWADIRQSLQIIHQDPGASLNPNRRLVSILSEPLRQVNPNLSKQEKRERIYALLERVGMTPAADFAERYPHQLSGGEQQRVALCRALLMNPDVILADEAISALDVSLRVEMMDLMLDLQEEFDTSYVFISHDLSNARYFTAHSGGRIGVMYLGQIAEIGPAEAMIQDPHHPYTNVLRWATPDLSLQDAGEVPMRKIDIPDPIDPPKGCNFQTRCPEAREACRQADPQTYHAENQRVRCFREDEDHEYWESPELTD, encoded by the coding sequence ATGCCGGGTGACGAAGTCGTGTTGACCCTCGAAGACGTCGAGGTTCACTTCGAGAACAAGTCGTCGCTCCTCGATTTCGGTGGTGAGTCCGAGACCGTCAGAGCCGTCGACGGCGTCTCACTCGACATCTACGAGCGCGACGTGATCGCACTGGTCGGCGAGTCGGGCTGTGGGAAGACGACGCTGGGCAAGACTTCGATCGGTCTCCAGCGACCCACCGGCGGCTCGGTGAAGTACCGGGGCGAAGACATCTGGGACATCCGTGACGGAAAGGTCGACACCGACACCGAGTGGGCCGACATCCGCCAGTCGCTCCAGATCATCCACCAGGACCCCGGCGCGTCGCTGAACCCGAACCGCCGGCTCGTCTCGATCCTCTCGGAGCCGCTCCGACAGGTCAACCCGAACCTCTCGAAACAGGAGAAGCGCGAACGCATCTACGCGCTCTTAGAGCGTGTGGGTATGACGCCGGCTGCCGACTTCGCCGAGCGCTACCCACACCAGCTCTCGGGCGGCGAACAACAGCGCGTGGCCCTCTGCCGGGCGCTGTTGATGAATCCGGACGTGATCTTGGCCGACGAGGCTATCAGCGCCCTGGACGTGTCGCTGCGCGTCGAGATGATGGACCTGATGCTCGACCTCCAAGAGGAGTTCGACACGTCCTACGTGTTCATCAGCCACGACCTCTCGAACGCTCGTTACTTCACCGCCCACAGCGGCGGGCGAATCGGCGTGATGTACCTGGGACAGATCGCCGAGATCGGTCCGGCCGAGGCGATGATCCAGGATCCCCACCACCCCTACACCAACGTCCTCCGGTGGGCGACGCCGGACCTCTCCCTGCAGGACGCGGGCGAGGTCCCGATGCGCAAGATCGACATCCCGGACCCGATCGATCCGCCGAAGGGCTGTAACTTCCAGACGCGGTGTCCAGAGGCCCGAGAGGCCTGCCGACAGGCGGACCCACAGACCTACCACGCGGAGAACCAGCGCGTCAGGTGCTTCCGCGAGGACGAGGACCACGAGTACTGGGAGAGTCCGGAGCTGACGGACTAG
- a CDS encoding HEAT repeat domain-containing protein, with translation MSDSLSHGVLTHDIESVSADEVSADVLRSGLEHETNLVRTHAVRVAAAVADDDPATAVEHAPQLIANLEHERTNVKLHSALALASLVGEAPEAVEDAVGPIVDLLDQDPPILQLAAVQFVRESITTMPHAYRPHLQQLVDRTIEDPEVDFTDGRAGEAPDPQREEFYQMVSEDETKRQWATRVVTANMVAELASIEPEAVADHIPTLVAVLDSESDAVGVLTTVANIVASVAEHDPTLVDGAVDPLVELLAHQDTPTVSTAVAALGFLAPPAAIEPLRDVAEDEQRDEDLRELASETATFIEAQADA, from the coding sequence ATGAGTGATTCGCTTAGCCACGGTGTCCTGACACACGACATCGAGTCAGTGTCGGCCGACGAGGTCTCGGCGGACGTACTCCGGTCGGGACTCGAACACGAGACGAACCTCGTTCGCACCCACGCCGTGCGGGTCGCCGCCGCCGTCGCGGACGACGACCCCGCGACAGCGGTCGAACACGCCCCGCAGTTGATCGCCAACCTCGAACACGAGCGGACGAACGTGAAGCTCCACAGCGCGCTGGCGCTGGCCTCGCTCGTCGGCGAAGCGCCCGAGGCCGTCGAGGACGCGGTCGGACCGATCGTCGACCTGCTCGATCAGGACCCGCCGATTCTGCAGCTGGCGGCCGTCCAGTTCGTGCGCGAGTCGATCACGACGATGCCACACGCCTACCGTCCCCACCTCCAGCAACTGGTCGATCGAACGATCGAGGATCCGGAAGTAGACTTCACCGACGGACGGGCCGGTGAAGCGCCGGATCCCCAGCGCGAGGAGTTCTACCAGATGGTCTCGGAAGACGAGACCAAACGCCAGTGGGCGACGCGAGTCGTCACGGCCAACATGGTCGCCGAGCTGGCGTCGATCGAGCCGGAAGCGGTCGCCGACCACATTCCGACGCTGGTCGCCGTACTCGACAGCGAGAGCGACGCCGTGGGGGTGTTGACGACGGTCGCGAACATCGTCGCGTCCGTCGCCGAACACGATCCGACGCTCGTCGACGGTGCCGTCGATCCCCTCGTCGAACTACTGGCTCACCAGGACACGCCAACGGTCAGTACGGCAGTCGCCGCACTGGGCTTTCTCGCACCGCCGGCCGCGATCGAGCCGCTTCGTGACGTTGCTGAGGACGAGCAGCGTGACGAGGACCTGCGCGAACTGGCCAGCGAGACGGCGACCTTCATCGAGGCACAGGCCGACGCCTAG